In Styela clava chromosome 14, kaStyClav1.hap1.2, whole genome shotgun sequence, the following are encoded in one genomic region:
- the LOC120340826 gene encoding uncharacterized protein LOC120340826, with the protein MPSRKPIIPRTSGSGQLLKALHVEMRQRTIFRDNTSTSSGIHSNSDVSEQSDPNKTRNPELLKSNLITQRPKMGKSRAKKTDVIYGDEAEENKNESDSSGPDDDGDDDDNDDDVTDDDEGDRDNVNFDGDNDSDDSDTDGDRYEKEKGIRVNEDIAAWEHARPVVRNRYDVRNQYTGGQKFIQQYSGQSTAIAGTRTNATDRQTSAPTSYVRLVKETEDEIELIRRKHGARVRHGKNSQQLDPEQRKELMSKRRSTNSITFLYGRRKDHRDANPNATTEISRRNSLDAATKKQMRERAITMNSRDREVSDHLHQLQGGRMMFQPIKTPRSQNKAIPNTSRALVPASKDLVPRPAPRSFPNGYNSDDSELIFPLRDMAAGESEHPLEMRKAKTLETAAKRRAKALKNDVGIARLDVAEARSSEFSATLRARQAKIEERQAKLCRRRAALKLAEEEQDALEAKMDGEEEDHRARERRIKNRERRVRQEEAGLRLKEESLRKREVAITHGIEQLERRRKLVEEKEDMQKSMEDIMQKKEELHGRDMSRSVQKTGFFGKMLKKNSEKQPAPSDYPTPHIRTTKSGIQLSSSYDVDITETQRTNSHHNNNTPRRSLPNTNNITAKPRKDSESKDGKTKLMGLWI; encoded by the coding sequence ATGCCTTCCCGCAAGCCTATCATTCCTCGCACTTCTGGGTCCGGGCAACTTTTGAAGGCTCTTCATGTTGAAATGAGACAGAGAACAATATTCAGGGATAACACTTCTACGTCATCGGGAATTCATAGCAACAGTGACGTTAGTGAACAAAGTGACCCGAATAAAACGCGAAATCCAGAACTATTGAAATCGAACCTTATTACACAGCGCCCAAAAATGGGAAAATCAAGAGCAAAAAAGACAGACGTAATTTATGGTGACGAAgctgaagaaaataaaaacgaatccGACAGCAGTGGGCCGGACGACGATGGTGATGATGACGACAACGATGATGATGTCACAGATGATGATGAAGGTGACCGCGACAACGTCAATTTTGATGGCGATAACGACTCAGATGACAGTGACACTGATGGCGATCGCTATGAAAAAGAGAAAGGAATCCGAGTAAATGAAGATATAGCAGCTTGGGAGCACGCAAGGCCCGTAGTGAGAAACAGATATGACGTTCGAAATCAGTATACGGGTGGTCAAAAATTCATTCAACAATACTCAGGGCAATCTACGGCTATCGCGGGTACAAGAACGAACGCTACGGACAGACAAACATCAGCACCGACATCTTACGTTCGTCTTGTTAAAGAAACTGAAGACGAGATAGAACTTATTAGACGTAAACATGGAGCACGCGTACGACATGGTAAGAACAGTCAACAACTTGATCCGGAGCAGCGCAAAGAACTGATGTCAAAAAGAAGATCGACAAATTCAATTACATTTTTGTACGGTCGACGAAAGGATCATCGGGATGCAAACCCAAATGCAACTACAGAGATTTCGAGGCGCAATTCGCTGGATGCagcaacaaaaaaacaaatgagaGAACGGGCGATCACAATGAACTCCCGAGACAGGGAAGTCAGTGACCATTTACATCAACTTCAAGGAGGACGTATGATGTTCCAGCCGATAAAAACGCCAAGATCGCAAAATAAAGCTATACCAAATACGTCACGCGCATTGGTCCCTGCATCAAAAGACTTGGTTCCTCGTCCAGCGCCTAGATCATTTCCAAATGGATACAATAGCGATGATAGCGAGTTAATTTTCCCTTTGCGCGATATGGCTGCCGGTGAGAGTGAACATCCATTAGAAATGCGCAAGGCAAAGACACTCGAAACAGCTGCAAAAAGAAGAGCAAAAGCTCTTAAAAACGACGTTGGAATTGCTAGATTAGATGTTGCAGAAGCTAGATCGTCTGAATTTTCAGCAACGTTACGCGCTAGACAAGCAAAAATAGAAGAGCGACAAGCTAAGCTATGTAGGAGGAGAGCAGCACTGAAACTTGCTGAGGAAGAGCAAGATGCTCTCGAAGCAAAGATGGACGGAGAGGAAGAAGATCACAGAGCACGGGAACGGAGGATAAAAAATCGCGAGAGAAGAGTGCGTCAAGAAGAAGCTGGACTTCGTTTAAAAGAAGAATCTTTGCGCAAGAGGGAGGTAGCAATCACACACGGTATCGAACAGCTTGAAAGAAGACGCAAGCTTGTCGAGGAAAAAGAAGATATGCAAAAATCAATGGAAGATATAATGCAAAAGAAAGAAGAACTCCACGGACGCGATATGAGTAGGTCCGTACAAAAAACTGGATTTTTtggaaaaatgttaaaaaagaaTTCTGAAAAACAACCAGCGCCGTCGGACTACCCAACACCGCATATTCGTACCACAAAAAGTGGAATCCAGTTATCGTCGTCATATGACGTAGACATCACAGAAACTCAACGGACAAACTCTCACCATAATAACAATACTCCACGTAGATCCTTACCCAACACAAACAACATCACAGCTAAACCCCGAAAAGACAGCGAATCAAAAGATGGGAAAACTAAATTAATGGGTCTTTGGATATGA